TTCTGTTTATTTATTAAGCTCTAAAAAAGAGAAGCAATCAAAAATGATTGTCATACAAAATTAATATTCCCCCAATATTTTTAAGAAAAGCCTTGTCAATTTTTGATGAGGTTTTTTTGTTAACTATTTTTGCAAAATGATTTGGCTAACAGAAGACATAGAATTCCCTCCTTATGAACTTACTACGGATGATGGCATTATTGCTTTAGGTGGAGATTTATCTGAAGAACGATTAACGTATGCTTACAAAAACGGAATTTTTCCTTGGTTTTCTGAAGGAGATCCTATTGTTTGGTATTGTCCCTACGAAAGAATGGTATTATTTCCGAATGAAATAAAAGTATCAAAATCGATGCGAAAAGTCATTAAGAATAATGAGTTTACAATAACTGAAAACAAGGCTTTTAAAGAAGTAATTTATAATTGTAAGAACATTACAAGAAGTGATGGTTTTGGAACTTGGATTACTGATGATATGGAGCAGGCATACATCAACTTACATAAAGCAGGAGTTGCAAAATCGATAGAAATTTGGCTTAACGACGAGTTAGTTGGTGGTTTATATGGTTTAGAGATAAATACTATTTTCTGTGGAGAAAGTATGTTTAGTAAAATTTCTAACGCTTCTAAATTGGCATTTATACATTTAGCTAAAACGAAAAATTACACATTAATCGATTGTCAAATTTATAATGAGCATTTAGAAAGTTTAGGTGCAAGAGAAATTGATAGAGATTCTTTTTTAAAAATTTTGAAAGCGTAGTTTTTATATTTTTTTTGAGAATAGTAAAAATTGGAATAATTGTTGTTTCAATTGTAGCAACCCAAAACTATATTATGAAAAAATTAGGACTCTTAGTTTTACTTTTCTGTTCAACATCAACTTTATTATCACAAGATAAAATAGGAAGACCTTTTTTTACAGGAGATGTAAATTTTACACTAGGAATTAATGAAGACTATGAAATTGGTTCTGATGATGATAATGGACCTTTGATTGTACCTTCGGCATTATTATTTAGAGTTGGTTTCGGTTATGAGTTTAAGAGAAAAGTTGCCATCGCATTTAATACTGGTTTTGATTACCATTGGAATTACGCAGTAAGTGCGTTTCCTACTTATGGAAGTTTAAAATATAATATTTCAGAAAGTGATGATGATGTTTTTTTTACAGAAGTAAGTTACGGTAAAATGTGGACGCCTTCTTCTAATTATCCTGATGGAAATTATTATGGAATCGGTTTTGGGGTTCAATTAGCTGGTGAAGAAAGATGGAATACAATTGTTAGATTAGATTTCCATAGTAAAGCAATTTATGGTTTTGAAAATAACAGATTAGATAGTATTTCTTTTGGAATCGGTTTCTCTTTTTTCTAAAAATCAGGAGCAACCGTAAAACTCATTATTTTATTTGTTTCTGGATGTGAGAACTCAATAAACTCAGCGTGTAAATGCAATCTGTTTTCTTTTTTTCCATACAAATCGTCACCAACAATAGGTGTATTCAATCCGTCTTTATGAGCAGCATGCACTCTTAATTGATGTGTTCGTCCTGTAATTGGATAGAAATAAACTTTCGTTTTTCCATTTTCTTTTTTGATGATTTCCCAATTTGTTTCAGTGTTTTTACCATGTTCAAAATCGACTAATTGTCTTGGTCTATCATCTAAATCTACTCGTAATGGAAGTTTTATGGTTCCGCTATTTTCAGTTAATTCTCCATTTAATAAAGCAACATACCGTTTTTTAATAGTTCTTTTTATAAACTGACTTTGTAAAACTTTATTCGCTTCTTTGGTTTTTGTCAGTAATAAAATTCCAGAAGTAGACATGTCTATTCGATGTACAATTAATGGACCAGTCGCATTTGGGTATTTCTCTTTAATACGTGTATAAACAGAATCTGTAATATCTTTACCAGGAACAGATAAAAACTCAGTAGGCTTGTTTACAACCAGTAAAACATCGTCTTCATAAACAATTTCTAAATCTTGTTTTTCTGCTAAATTTTCTAATAATAGATTGTCATCCATTTCAACACCTTCTAACATATGTGCTAATATAGGTTTACATCTACCTTGGCAAGCTGGGTAATAGTTTTTATGTTGTCTAATTGCTGAATTTGGCGAAATTCCCCACCAAAATTCTGCGATACAAATAGGCGTTAAATCATTTAAAAAAGCATATTGTAAAAGCTTTGGAGCAGAACATTCGCCAGAACCAGCAGGTGGTTTTATTGCTGGATTATCAAAAATATCTAACAAATCACGCTTTTTCTTTTCTTTGTTTAAGAAAGCATAT
The window above is part of the Polaribacter sp. SA4-12 genome. Proteins encoded here:
- a CDS encoding RluA family pseudouridine synthase — translated: MNSKHFIKFSSPIKEIELPEKFTFPFYYKPHSLAKIATKEIQEYLENKTDFTHNFGLSEDETTLPIGKMFGVLVVKNNQNEIGYLAAFSGKLADKSLPKKFVPPVFNMRTEGSFYIKGEKEIDEINIQLSVLKKDYSYLSLKKSLKKISKSIDDDLALVRKKMKLNKADRKARKQHGQATLSEPEFNLLNTKLVQESFNDQFFYKELHEYYEDKIAKKRQELTVFEDGIASLKKQRKEKSNYLQQTLFSKYAFLNKEKKKRDLLDIFDNPAIKPPAGSGECSAPKLLQYAFLNDLTPICIAEFWWGISPNSAIRQHKNYYPACQGRCKPILAHMLEGVEMDDNLLLENLAEKQDLEIVYEDDVLLVVNKPTEFLSVPGKDITDSVYTRIKEKYPNATGPLIVHRIDMSTSGILLLTKTKEANKVLQSQFIKRTIKKRYVALLNGELTENSGTIKLPLRVDLDDRPRQLVDFEHGKNTETNWEIIKKENGKTKVYFYPITGRTHQLRVHAAHKDGLNTPIVGDDLYGKKENRLHLHAEFIEFSHPETNKIMSFTVAPDF
- the aat gene encoding leucyl/phenylalanyl-tRNA--protein transferase; this encodes MIWLTEDIEFPPYELTTDDGIIALGGDLSEERLTYAYKNGIFPWFSEGDPIVWYCPYERMVLFPNEIKVSKSMRKVIKNNEFTITENKAFKEVIYNCKNITRSDGFGTWITDDMEQAYINLHKAGVAKSIEIWLNDELVGGLYGLEINTIFCGESMFSKISNASKLAFIHLAKTKNYTLIDCQIYNEHLESLGAREIDRDSFLKILKA